In the genome of Mycobacterium kansasii ATCC 12478, one region contains:
- the eccD gene encoding type VII secretion integral membrane protein EccD — translation MTSPHKVAFPARCAVNICYDKHLSSQVFPAGIPVEGFFEGMVELFDADLKRKGFDGVALPAGSYELHKINGVRLDINKSLDELGVQDGDTLVLVPRVAGESFEPQYESLSTGLAAMGKWLGRDGGDRMFAPVTPLTAAHTAIAIIAMAVGVVVALAVRTRTFTDSLVPAAVAGGIGALLVVGAAVVWWGWRERRDLFSGFGWLAVLLLAVASACAPPGSLGAPHGLIGVVVVLLGAVAIGVVTQKRWQTAVVTAVVTVSGILAVVAVIRMFRPASVQVLAIWVLVGLLVLVRMTPTIALWVARVRPPHFGSITGRDLFARREGMPVDTVSPVSEADTEDEDNELTDISARGAAIAASARLVNAVQVGVCTGVSLVLPVAVWGVLTPEGPWAWLALLVAGLAVGIFITQGRGFAAKYQAVALVLGASAAVCAGVVKYALAAPRDVQAGLFWPVLAVVMFAALGLAAALLVPALRFRPLIRLAVEWLEVLAMIVFLPAAAALGGLFAWIRH, via the coding sequence GTGACGTCCCCGCATAAGGTTGCATTCCCGGCACGGTGCGCGGTCAACATTTGCTACGACAAGCATCTGAGCTCGCAGGTGTTTCCCGCCGGAATTCCGGTGGAGGGATTCTTCGAGGGAATGGTCGAGCTGTTCGACGCCGATCTGAAGCGTAAAGGGTTCGACGGTGTTGCGCTACCGGCGGGCAGTTACGAGCTGCACAAGATCAACGGTGTCCGACTGGACATCAACAAGAGCCTCGACGAGCTCGGGGTTCAAGACGGCGACACGCTGGTCTTGGTGCCCCGCGTGGCCGGCGAGTCGTTCGAGCCGCAATACGAGTCGCTCTCGACGGGATTGGCGGCCATGGGTAAGTGGCTGGGCCGTGACGGCGGGGATCGGATGTTTGCCCCGGTAACTCCCCTGACAGCTGCTCACACGGCGATAGCCATCATCGCCATGGCGGTTGGAGTCGTGGTGGCACTGGCGGTGCGGACCCGGACATTCACCGACAGCCTGGTTCCGGCTGCGGTGGCTGGTGGGATCGGCGCCTTGCTGGTGGTAGGCGCCGCGGTGGTGTGGTGGGGTTGGCGGGAGCGACGCGACCTGTTCAGTGGCTTCGGCTGGCTGGCGGTGCTGTTGCTGGCCGTCGCCAGTGCGTGTGCGCCGCCGGGTTCGCTCGGCGCGCCGCATGGGCTGATCGGGGTCGTCGTGGTACTTCTCGGCGCGGTCGCGATTGGTGTAGTGACCCAAAAGCGTTGGCAGACCGCGGTTGTCACCGCCGTGGTGACGGTGTCCGGGATCCTGGCCGTGGTGGCGGTGATCCGGATGTTCCGGCCGGCTTCGGTGCAGGTGCTGGCAATTTGGGTGCTGGTCGGCCTGCTGGTCCTGGTCAGGATGACACCCACCATTGCGCTGTGGGTAGCGCGGGTACGGCCCCCGCACTTCGGTTCGATCACGGGCCGCGACCTTTTCGCGCGCCGAGAGGGGATGCCCGTCGACACCGTGTCTCCGGTCAGTGAGGCCGACACCGAGGACGAGGACAACGAACTCACCGACATCTCTGCGCGCGGCGCAGCGATCGCTGCTTCGGCGCGCCTGGTCAATGCGGTGCAGGTAGGTGTGTGCACCGGGGTGTCGCTGGTGCTTCCCGTCGCGGTGTGGGGGGTATTGACGCCGGAGGGCCCGTGGGCTTGGTTGGCGCTTCTGGTGGCCGGTCTGGCAGTAGGGATCTTCATCACCCAGGGCCGCGGATTCGCCGCGAAATACCAAGCGGTTGCCTTGGTATTAGGAGCGTCGGCTGCGGTATGCGCAGGCGTTGTCAAGTACGCTCTTGCTGCTCCACGAGATGTCCAGGCCGGACTTTTCTGGCCTGTCCTGGCGGTGGTGATGTTTGCCGCATTGGGTTTGGCCGCAGCCCTTTTGGTGCCGGCGCTGCGGTTCCGGCCGCTCATCCGGCTGGCCGTGGAATGGCTGGAGGTGCTGGCGATGATCGTGTTCTTGCCGGCGGCCGCGGCTCTAGGGGGGCTGTTCGCATGGATTCGTCACTGA
- a CDS encoding MinD/ParA family ATP-binding protein has translation MTSPWNDPNMSDEGALGRGDPSVRRHFRDSVSDTMRITDLAAPRKIPPGSGWRKFIYAASFHKINPGESPRERHYRDLQARIRRHIRRQYVITVVSGKGGVGVTTMAACIGGVFRECRPENVIAIDAVPGFGTLADRIDESPPGDYAAIINDTDVQGYADIREHLGQNTVGLDVLAGNRTSDQPRPLVPAMFSGVLSRLRRTHTVIIVDTAPDLEHDVMKPVLQNTDTLVFVSGITADRSRPVLRAVDYLRSQGYHELVSRSTVIINHTDNITDKDALAYLTERFTKVGATVEAMPFDPHLAKGGIIDTVHELKKKSRLRLFEITAGLADKYVPDAERAAP, from the coding sequence GTGACAAGCCCTTGGAATGACCCGAATATGTCAGACGAAGGAGCGCTCGGACGGGGGGATCCATCAGTTCGGCGCCACTTTCGGGATTCGGTATCCGACACCATGCGTATTACCGATCTGGCGGCCCCCCGGAAAATTCCTCCAGGGTCGGGCTGGCGGAAATTCATTTATGCCGCGTCGTTTCATAAAATTAACCCGGGAGAATCGCCCCGGGAACGACACTACCGCGATTTACAGGCGCGCATCCGGAGGCATATTCGTAGGCAGTACGTGATCACGGTGGTTTCCGGCAAAGGCGGCGTAGGGGTAACCACGATGGCCGCCTGCATCGGCGGTGTGTTCCGCGAATGCCGGCCGGAGAACGTGATTGCGATCGACGCGGTTCCCGGCTTCGGCACGCTGGCCGACCGCATCGACGAGTCGCCGCCGGGAGATTACGCCGCCATCATCAACGACACCGATGTCCAAGGCTATGCGGACATCCGCGAGCACCTCGGGCAAAACACCGTGGGATTGGACGTACTGGCGGGAAACCGCACTTCAGACCAACCCCGACCGCTGGTTCCCGCAATGTTCTCCGGGGTGTTGTCGCGGCTGCGGAGAACCCACACCGTCATCATCGTCGACACGGCCCCAGACCTCGAGCACGATGTCATGAAGCCGGTGCTGCAGAACACCGACACCCTGGTGTTCGTGTCCGGCATTACTGCCGACCGGTCCCGGCCGGTGCTGAGGGCGGTGGACTACCTCAGGTCCCAGGGCTATCACGAGCTGGTCTCGCGAAGCACGGTAATCATTAATCACACCGACAACATCACCGACAAAGACGCCTTGGCGTACCTGACTGAGCGCTTTACCAAGGTCGGTGCAACAGTGGAAGCGATGCCGTTTGACCCGCACCTGGCCAAAGGCGGGATTATCGACACGGTCCACGAGCTGAAGAAAAAGTCGCGGTTACGGCTTTTTGAAATAACCGCAGGCCTGGCCGACAAATATGTTCCCGACGCCGAGCGGGCCGCGCCGTGA
- a CDS encoding ESX secretion-associated protein EspG, protein MLTTTVDGLWVLQAVTGVEQICPELGLRPLLPRLDTAERALQHPVAADLKAAGALDESGNADPMIREWLTVLLRRDLGLLLLINVPGGEPTRAAICRFATWWVVLERHGELVRLYPAGMASNETVAGELVVGQIEQLCGVAEAAPLRPVTVDAEALLESVRDPGSLRSFLVSQRLDVDQLQMLTMAADPARSAHAAIVGLQAGIGPEKTARLLIGDTAVTIIDTQAGRICVESVMSGQRRYQVLSPGSRGDIGGAVQRLIRRLPAGDEWYSYRRVV, encoded by the coding sequence ATGCTGACGACGACGGTCGACGGGCTGTGGGTGCTGCAAGCGGTAACCGGGGTGGAACAGATCTGCCCGGAACTCGGTCTGCGGCCGTTGCTGCCGCGGCTCGACACTGCCGAACGGGCACTGCAGCATCCGGTGGCCGCCGATCTCAAAGCCGCGGGAGCGCTCGACGAATCAGGCAACGCCGATCCCATGATCCGCGAATGGCTCACCGTGCTCTTGCGACGCGACTTGGGGTTACTTCTGCTCATCAACGTGCCCGGCGGCGAGCCGACGCGGGCAGCCATCTGCCGCTTCGCCACCTGGTGGGTCGTTCTAGAACGCCATGGCGAATTGGTGCGGCTGTACCCCGCCGGCATGGCCAGTAACGAGACGGTGGCGGGTGAACTTGTCGTGGGTCAGATCGAACAGTTGTGCGGCGTCGCTGAAGCAGCGCCGTTGCGGCCGGTCACCGTGGATGCCGAGGCGTTGCTGGAATCGGTACGCGACCCGGGCAGCCTGCGTTCCTTCTTGGTCAGCCAGCGTCTGGACGTCGACCAGTTGCAGATGCTAACCATGGCCGCCGATCCGGCACGGTCTGCACACGCGGCAATTGTGGGGCTACAGGCTGGTATCGGGCCGGAGAAGACGGCGCGCCTCCTCATCGGTGATACCGCGGTAACGATCATCGACACCCAGGCCGGACGCATCTGCGTGGAAAGCGTGATGTCGGGGCAACGACGCTACCAAGTGCTCTCCCCTGGTTCGCGAGGCGACATCGGTGGTGCGGTGCAGCGCCTCATCCGCCGCTTGCCCGCCGGTGACGAGTGGTACTCCTACCGGCGTGTGGTGTGA